From the genome of Pseudomonas sp. gcc21, one region includes:
- a CDS encoding nitrous oxide reductase family maturation protein NosD, whose protein sequence is MCVLLYFSGAVQAAPQNITDLPLSADGDNRWLLPEGEYQGQFLIDQPIHLRCEEGAILNGQGQGHVVEISAPDVTLENCTLVDWGQNLTELDAGIFLHPEADRATLQGNRLRGPGFGIWIDQTSDVRVIGNDVQGDKGIRSQNRGNGIHLFSTKGARVIDNQVRHTRDGVYIGNSNGNQIEGNTLEDLRYGVHYMFSHDNTVIGNTTRNTRTGYALMQSRQLTVTGNRSEHDQNYGILMNYITYSTISDNFVSYAHQGDTGDTMISGAEGKALFIYNSLFNTIENNHFENSGLGIHLTAGSEDNKISRNAFLANQQQVKYVATRTQEWSVDGQGNYWSDYLGWDRDNDGIGDVSYEPNDNIDRLLWLYPQVRLLMNSPAIELLRWVQRVFPVTKSPGVQDSHPLMKLPADSPALAQETTR, encoded by the coding sequence CCCGGAAGGGGAATATCAGGGCCAGTTTCTCATCGACCAGCCCATTCATCTGCGCTGCGAAGAGGGCGCAATACTGAACGGGCAGGGCCAGGGACATGTCGTTGAGATAAGCGCGCCAGACGTTACCCTTGAAAACTGCACGCTAGTGGATTGGGGACAGAATCTGACTGAACTGGATGCTGGCATCTTCCTGCATCCGGAGGCCGACCGGGCGACATTGCAAGGCAACCGCCTGCGCGGCCCGGGTTTCGGAATCTGGATCGATCAGACCAGTGACGTACGCGTGATTGGCAACGATGTTCAGGGCGATAAGGGTATTCGCTCGCAAAACCGAGGGAACGGCATACACCTGTTCAGCACCAAGGGCGCCCGAGTAATCGACAACCAGGTGCGCCACACCCGGGACGGCGTGTATATCGGCAACTCAAACGGTAATCAGATTGAGGGCAATACGCTCGAAGACCTGCGTTATGGCGTGCACTACATGTTTTCCCACGACAACACCGTCATTGGCAATACCACGCGCAACACCCGCACCGGTTATGCGCTGATGCAGAGCCGTCAGCTGACCGTTACCGGCAACCGGTCCGAGCACGATCAGAACTACGGCATTCTGATGAACTACATCACCTACTCGACGATAAGTGACAACTTTGTCTCCTACGCCCATCAAGGCGACACGGGCGATACCATGATCTCGGGAGCCGAGGGGAAGGCGTTGTTCATCTATAATTCGCTGTTCAATACGATAGAAAATAACCACTTCGAAAACAGCGGCTTAGGTATACATCTTACGGCTGGTTCTGAGGATAACAAGATCAGCCGCAACGCCTTTTTGGCAAACCAGCAACAAGTGAAATACGTGGCGACACGCACCCAGGAATGGTCGGTCGATGGCCAGGGTAACTACTGGAGCGATTACCTGGGTTGGGATCGCGACAACGACGGGATTGGCGATGTGTCCTATGAACCAAACGACAACATTGACCGCCTGCTTTGGCTCTATCCCCAGGTGCGCTTGCTGATGAACAGCCCGGCCATCGAACTGTTGCGCTGGGTGCAACGCGTTTTCCCGGTCACCAAATCGCCGGGCGTGCAGGACAGTCATCCGCTCATGAAGCTACCGGCGGACAGTCCGGCACTGGCTCAGGAAACCACCCGATGA
- a CDS encoding ABC transporter ATP-binding protein: MNAVEIQNLTQRYGAMTVLEQLDLTLGEGEVLGLFGHNGAGKTTTMKLILGLLNATEGQVRVLGREPNDPQVRRTLGYLPENVTFYGQLSGRETLRHFARLKDAAPSQTDQLLEQVGLSHAADRRVRTYSKGMRQRLGLAQALLGEPRLLLLDEPTVGLDPVATEDLYSLIDGLRQQGCSVILCSHVLPGVERHIDRGAILASGRLQAVGTLASLRHEAELPERIRVSGVIDRESWMQRWNAAGHRATPLGNDGIEVVARGDQKLDLLRQLLAGEKLTDIEIHQPSLTDLYRHYMDKANGVPA, encoded by the coding sequence ATGAATGCAGTTGAAATCCAGAATCTCACCCAGCGCTACGGCGCCATGACCGTGCTCGAGCAATTGGACCTCACGCTGGGCGAGGGTGAAGTGCTTGGCTTGTTCGGGCACAACGGTGCAGGCAAGACCACTACCATGAAGCTCATACTCGGCTTGCTCAACGCTACTGAAGGTCAGGTGCGGGTGCTGGGCCGCGAGCCGAACGATCCGCAGGTGCGTCGTACCCTGGGCTACCTTCCCGAAAACGTGACCTTCTACGGGCAGCTCAGCGGCAGGGAAACGCTGCGTCACTTTGCGCGCTTGAAAGATGCCGCACCCAGCCAGACAGACCAGTTGCTGGAGCAGGTCGGACTGAGTCATGCAGCGGACCGCAGAGTGCGTACCTATTCAAAAGGCATGCGTCAGCGTCTCGGGCTGGCCCAGGCCTTGCTCGGCGAGCCCCGTCTGCTGCTGCTTGATGAGCCCACGGTGGGGCTGGATCCGGTTGCGACTGAAGATCTGTACAGCCTGATTGACGGGCTCCGCCAGCAAGGTTGCAGTGTCATTCTGTGTTCGCACGTATTGCCGGGTGTCGAGCGGCATATCGACCGCGGGGCCATCCTTGCCAGTGGGCGCTTGCAAGCGGTCGGTACGCTGGCAAGCTTGCGCCACGAAGCGGAACTGCCGGAGCGCATTCGCGTCAGCGGCGTGATCGACCGTGAGTCGTGGATGCAACGCTGGAATGCAGCAGGGCACCGCGCCACGCCGCTCGGCAATGATGGCATCGAAGTCGTAGCGCGTGGCGACCAGAAGCTTGATCTGCTCCGGCAGCTGCTTGCGGGCGAAAAACTGACCGACATCGAAATCCACCAG